The DNA window CCAGGCTCATGTCGACCTGTTGAAAGAGGAAAGCGAGGAGGAATCCAATCGCCAGGCCGGCGATGCGCGTCGCAAAGCGGCCCAGGAAAGGGCGACTCGCGAGCGTCTGGAAAAGGTCAACGCCGCGATTGCGGAACGGGACAAACTGGCCGAGCAGCGTGAGAAACGGAAAAAAGGGGAAGGCCAGAAAACCCGCTGCAGCACGACCGATCCGCAAGCCCGTAACATGAAAATGGCGAACGGCGGCTACAACCCAGCATTCAACGTGCAGTTCGCCTCCGACGCCGATGCGCTGATCATCGTCGGCGTCGAGGTGACCAACGAAGGCACGGACGGCGGCCAACTGGCGCCCATGCTGGACAAGGTCCAAGCGAGCTACGGCAAGCTCCCCGAGCACGCCCTGGTCGATGGCGGCTACAACACGAAAGAGGGTGTCACGCTCGTCGAAAACATGGGCGTCAAAGTAATCTGTCCCATCCAGCGGGAAGAGCAGCTCCAGAAGCACGGGAAGGATCCCCATGCTCGGCAGAAAGGCGACACCGACGCCTACGCCATCTACCGGTCGCGGATGGCGGAACCGGAGAACAAGGAACGCTACAAGAGACGGGCGGCGGCGGCCGAGTTCCCCAACGCGGACTGTCGGAACCACAACCTGATTCTGCTCAACGTCCGCGGTCTGGTGAAAGTGAAAGCGGTCGCTCTGTGGCACGCCCTGGCTTACAACTTCACCCGCCTGCTGAAATTACGCGAAGCAACCGCCTGACAAGAGCCCAGCCGGGCGTTGGCGCCAATTTCAAGCACCGTCGCCCCAATGCACGACACCCGACACGCACCATCACGATAGAAAGACACGCACCACCACGATAGAAAAAGAGCGTCAGCAAGGCGGCCAGGAAAAAAATCCCGTCCCGCCAAAAAGGAATCGACCGCTCCCACGATAGATTCACAACCTGGGAGTGAAAGTCGACTGTCCGGCGTCTGTCCTTCCTTAAAACGACGAATCAATATCTGGCAGTTTCTCTTTTCACGGTCCGAGGGAAAGACGACTGTCCGGCGGTTTCCGTCAGTAATTCGTTGCACGTTCCTGGAGAAGAGAGCGAAAGAAAAGCGAATCGTCCGCATCGCTAATCGCTGGCCGGACGCGGCGGGTTGGCCCAGTGGCCGGACGGATCGGCGCCGGCGACGACGATCCCTTTCTGGTTCCAGT is part of the Lignipirellula cremea genome and encodes:
- a CDS encoding IS1182 family transposase, which translates into the protein MNTNNTSATARVNRPERAQVAMELLSLDDLLPEDHRARAVWAFVKSLDLEPLYAMIVVDGHQAGRSAIAPEILVALWLLATLDGIGSARELDRRCDKKGNTHLPYWWICGGVSVNYHKLSNFRVQHGEFLDKILVDSVAAMINAGLVSLETIAQDGMKVRASAGRSSFRREPTLKELQKQAQAHVDLLKEESEEESNRQAGDARRKAAQERATRERLEKVNAAIAERDKLAEQREKRKKGEGQKTRCSTTDPQARNMKMANGGYNPAFNVQFASDADALIIVGVEVTNEGTDGGQLAPMLDKVQASYGKLPEHALVDGGYNTKEGVTLVENMGVKVICPIQREEQLQKHGKDPHARQKGDTDAYAIYRSRMAEPENKERYKRRAAAAEFPNADCRNHNLILLNVRGLVKVKAVALWHALAYNFTRLLKLREATA